The Halomonas sp. THAF5a genome segment GCATCGACAGGGCGACGCGTCCGACGGGGTGCGTGAGCGAGAGCCGCGCCGCCATCCACAGGCTCGCCAGCAGCGGAAGGAGCAGGGCGAACAGGCCGGTGATGCCCTTCACGAACAGCAGGCCGAACCAGCTGTGGTGGCTGCCGATGGGCATGTACTCCACCAGGTGGGGGCCGTTCTCCACCACGCCGTGGCCGAACCAGGGCGCCTCGTTGCGCCAGCGCTCCACCGCGATCCTCCCCAGCGCCGCGCGCACCCGGCTCGAGTCGGCCCGCGCACCAACGAAGCGTGCGATCGCCTGGTCCAGCAGCATCTGCAGCTGCGGTGCGAAGAGCCCCAGCCCCAGTATCGCGGGCGCGGCGGTGAACCAGGTCCAGGGCCGGCGCAGCTGGCTGATGCCGAAGGCCAGCGGCCAGACGATGGCGAGCGCGACCAGCGCCAGGCGCGACTGGCACAGCAGGGCCATCATCAGGCCCGCCCCCACGCCGATGATCTTCCAGCCCAGGTGTTTCTCCTCCAGCGCGCACAGGATGTGCACCACGGCGACCATGCCGGCCGCCGGCGCCCAGGGGGCGAAGAACTGCCAGCGCGGCACCCCCGTGCCGGGCTCCAGGGTGTAGAGGATCACGGCGAAGTACTCGGGCCCCGAGCCGCCCACGATCTTCAGCGGCGAGACGTAGAGCAGGCCCGGCAGGCCGATGAACGGCGCCACCAGAAACAGCGGCAGCAGAATCAGGGTCTGCAGCCCCAGCCGGCAGACCGCGCGGTAGATCACCTCGGGGCGGATGGCGAGCACCGCGCCGGCGAAGGGGAACAGGGCGATCAGCGCCCACCCCTTGGCCCAGCCGATGGAGGACTTGATGGTCTTGCCCAGCCCCAGCCCGTTGAGCACATGGCCCACGATAAGGATCAGCAGCATGGCCAGCATGCCGACCAGCCACAGCAGGATGGTCGGATGCAGCGGCGGCGGCCGCTGGTGCTGGGGCAGCGCGGGGCCGAGGTAGAGGGTGACGGCGGCCATCAGGCCCAGGATCCAGGCCAGTGCCGGTCCGGCGATGTACAGGCCACCGAACGCCCAGAGCAGCCAGGTGCTCTGGATCGCCACCGAGATCAGCTTTTCGGCAGCATTAGCTGGATAAGGGGTTGGCGCAGCCATAGCAGCAGGAAGCCCATGGTGACGAGGATCGAAGCCACCACCGCTCCGGCGACGGCCAGCAGGGTGGAGGGCGAGGAGGGGCCCCGCGGGAGCGAGGGGAACTCGAAGGTCTGCACCAGGGGGTAGGAGGCGAAGGGGTCGGCCTTGTTGGTGTCCAGGCGCGCCAGGGCGGAGGAGAACACCGCCTCGGCGACGCGCTGTTCGCGCAGCAGGTCGGTCAGCTCGGCGGCCTTCTCCACCAGCGCGTTCGCCTCATCGCTCTGCTGGGCGATCTGCTCCCGGACCTCCGCCAGCGCCGCCTGGGCGCCGGCGCCGCTGCCCGCCGTGCGCATCAGCTCGTCGAGCAGTCGCTCGCGGCCATCGCTGACGGAGAGGTCGGCGAAGCCGAGCAGGGTCTCGGGAGACAGCGGGGTCAGGGCGGTGCCACGCTGCACCAGCGACTGGCGCAGGGTACGGCGCTGGGCGCTTAGCTCGGTCAGCGTCAGGTGCTGCTCGCCCAGGGTGGCGCGCGCCTGGGTCCAGTCGGCCAGCACGCCGGCATAGCGGGTCAGCAGCGACTGGAACAGCGGGTCGGCGCGCAGCAGCTGGGCGCTGCGCGCCTCGTCCAGGGAGATATCGAGCATCTCGCCGAGCCGGCGGGCCTGGGCCTCACTGCGCCGCACCGCCTGGCGGAACTCGCGTTCGCTGCCCTGCAGGCCGTCGACCACGTTGAGGCGCTGGTGGAACTGGTCCAGGGTCGCGAGCCCCGTCGTGCCCTGGAACTCGAGGACCCGGCGCTGCGCCTGCTGGAGCTTCTGCTCCAGCTCGTCGAGCCGCGCGAGGTCGGCGGCCTCGCGCTTCGCGGCCTCGTCCTGACGCAGGCGCTCGAGGCCCGACAGGAAGGCGAGCCGGAGGGCCTCCAGGCGCTCCTGCGCCTGCTCGGGGCTGGCCCCGCGCATCGACACCATGATCAGGTTGGTCTGATCGACCAGCTTGACGGTCGGCTCCGGCAGGATCTCGGCGTCCTCCTCCAGCCTGGTCGCCCCCTGACGCAGGATCAGGTCCGCGCCGAGCAGGCGCTTGTAGTTCTGCGTCGGACTGAGCGAGGGACTCGAGAAGGCCGAGGTCGTCTGCGACGTGGCCTGGCCGATGGACTCGAGGTTGATGGAGCCGCCCGTGCCGGAGCCGGGCAGGATCAGCGTCATCGAGCTCTTGTAGCTGACGGGCGCCAGGATGAGGTAGAGCGCCACCAGCCCCCAGATCACGATCAGGCAGGGCAGCAGGGAGAAGGCATAGCGCCGGTAGCGGCCGGCGGAGGGCAGGCCGTCCCGCACCAGGTACCAGAACCGCTGCAGCCGGCGAGGCTGTGTCGAGGTGTCTTCGCTCATTGTGCCAGATCGTCGATCAGGATGGCGGTCGCCGCGGAGCCGAGCGCCTCGCCGAACAGGGTGATGGCGTCGCGCGCGTTCATGGCCCGGCTGTCGTAGCAGGCGATGGCGTCATTGGGCATCAGGTAGGGATTGATGCGGTCCCGCTGGGCATGTTCCAGCATCGCCTCGATATCGCGCTGGATCACGACGCTGTGGCCGTTCAGCGGATTGGCGGAGATCAGCACGGCCTGGCGATGCGCGTTCATGGCCGACCCGCCGATGCAGTTGGCGGAAGCCAGGCCCTGCAGCAGCCGCGTGCCGTAGGGCAGGCTGCTGGCCTCCTTGCCGATGGCCGAGCTGGCATTGCTGGCGGCGGGCCGAGACAGGTTCGACAGGTAGACGCGGATGCCGGGGGGCGTCAGCGGGCTCGGGCGCACCAGTCGCTCATCGAAGCACGCCGTGCTCGGCACGATGACGCGGTCG includes the following:
- a CDS encoding O-antigen ligase domain-containing protein, with protein sequence MAIQSTWLLWAFGGLYIAGPALAWILGLMAAVTLYLGPALPQHQRPPPLHPTILLWLVGMLAMLLILIVGHVLNGLGLGKTIKSSIGWAKGWALIALFPFAGAVLAIRPEVIYRAVCRLGLQTLILLPLFLVAPFIGLPGLLYVSPLKIVGGSGPEYFAVILYTLEPGTGVPRWQFFAPWAPAAGMVAVVHILCALEEKHLGWKIIGVGAGLMMALLCQSRLALVALAIVWPLAFGISQLRRPWTWFTAAPAILGLGLFAPQLQMLLDQAIARFVGARADSSRVRAALGRIAVERWRNEAPWFGHGVVENGPHLVEYMPIGSHHSWFGLLFVKGITGLFALLLPLLASLWMAARLSLTHPVGRVALSMLLLLTLYSFGENLEILSYLYWPALLLVGVAARTASRKRRLAVAARDASTPAS